Below is a window of Bacteroidota bacterium DNA.
ATATACGGGTTCTCCTGCCGATGGACAGAATTGCACGCATTGCCATACCGGAACTGCCACAACGGTTGCCGGTTGGATCACTTCCAATATTCCGGGAAGCGGATACACGCCTGGAACGACTTACACGATCACGGCTACTGCAACGTTGAACGGTATCAATGAATTCGGTTTTGAAATTTCGCCGCAGAATATTAGTGGAAATTATATGGGAACGATCGTGGTAACCAACTCAAACGAAACGCAGATCACCGGTGCAAAATACATTACGCACAAAACGGCAGGAACAGCCGGCACCAATTCAAAAACATGGACATTCAATTGGATTGCTCCACCATCCGGAAGCGGGCCTGTTACTTTTTACGGAGCATTCAATTGTTCGAACAACAACAACATGTCAAGTGGAGACATCATTAAACTTTCTACGCTTTCAGTAACCGAACTTGCTCCTGCAGGAGTTGATTGCGGAATATTTTCCATTGTAACTCCGGTTGCTGCTGCATGCGATTCTATAATTACTCCAGTGGTTAAACTCGGCAATTACGGAACAACAACACTCGACAGCGTTAATATCAATTATTTCATTGACGCAAATACGCCTTCCACTTTCACATGGATTGGAAGTCTTGCCACTTCTTCATTTACAAATGTTACACTTCCACCGGTCATTGCTTCTGCTGCCGGATCGCACACATTCACCGCCACCACTTCTTCCCCGAATGGAGGAAGTGATATTGTAACTTCGAATGACACGCGTGTTTCAAGTTTCAATCTTGTATTTGCTGGAAGCGCTCTTCCTTTTTCCGAAGGATTTGAATCAACCACATTCCCACCTGTGGGATGGGTACGGAATAATCCTGACGGACTTACCTCGTGGGCGCGCGTAACGACTGCGCATTCGAGCGGGGTAGCGAGTGCGAAACTGGATAATTATAATTACAGTTCCATTGGGGCGAGAGACGAACTCGTTACACCGGCGATCGATCTCACTACTGATGCTAATCCATCGCTGAGTTGGGAAGTTGCTTATCGTTTGTACACCAATCCTGCTTCTGCCAGTCCACAATCCGATACGCTCACCGTTTACATTTCCACCGACTGCCAGCAGACGTGGATACAGATTTATAAAAAATACGGTGTGCCGCTTACTACAATCACGCCCGCTTACAGCACAGCGGCTTTCACTCCTACTGCTGCGCAATGGCGATTGGAAACAGTTTCGTTATTGCCTTATCAGACTTCTTCGAAAGCGTACATTAAATTCGTGAACACCACTGATTTTGAAAATAATCTTTACCTCGATGATATTTACATCAATGGACCGGCCGCTGTGAATGACCCGTTGTCGGCATTTATTTCTGCCGCACTTTATCCGAATCCCTGCCTGACCGGCGGGCAGGCTGCGAGTGATAAGATCACGATCGATTACCAGTTGAAAGAAAATGAAAAAGTTTCCATTGACATTTTTGATGTGGATGGAAAAATATTAAAAAGCGTTCAGCCCGAAGAAAAAACTTCCGGAAAATATTCTGAAGAGATCAGTGTGAATGATTTTCCTGCCGGAATATATTTTGCACGTCTCACAGCAGGAACTTCCGTCGTGACCAGGAAATTCGTTGTGACAAAATAATTTTTTTGTAAAACCAATCAATCCTCTATACTAAAAAAAAAACCGAAAACTGTCCTATGAAACAAATCAAGATCGGCAGCGGAGAAAACAACAATGTTGTACTCGCGCATCCAAGTGTCTCCCCGAATCACCTCGAAATTCTTCTCGATGACAGTGGAAATTATTATCTAACGGATCTCAATACGCATTACGGAACATTTGTGAATGGATTCCGTGTGCAGGGTTCCGTTCAACTGCAACTTCGTGATATGGTGAAAGCCGGCGATATCACTATTCCATGGCAAACTTATTTTGCACCCGCCGGAGCTTTTCAACAGACTGCTCCTCCTCCACAAATGAATCCGGGAATGAATCCCGGTATGAATCCGCAAATGAATCCCGGCATGCAGGGAAATCCCATGCAGCCGATGATGCCGCAAAGATCTTCGAAGAAAAAACTTTTCTTCATTCTCGGCGGAGGAATTCTCGGCGTGTTGCTTATCGGTTTTCTTCTCATCTGGTGGTGGACGCGCGGAAGTGATGCACATCTTAAATTCATTCCGAGAAATGCAGTTTTTGTGGCTTCCATCAATATGAAAGGAATTGCTTCGAAAATAGATCTCGATAAGATCAAGAATTCTGTCTTATTCGAAGACATGAAAAAAAATATGGACCATGGTAATGATGCAGTGTCGCAAGCCATGAATGATCCGATGTCTTCCGGCATTGATATTTTTTCGAAACCTTATTTTTTCATGACCGTCGATCACGACGATTATGAAAATCTTTACACGGGCGGAATTGCATTCGCTATTAAGAACGCTGACGATTTTTATTCCTTCATCCAGAAAACAACTGACCACTCCGTGGAAGGTACCGGCGATTTTCATTATGTGAAAATAGACGGGCATTCCTGCGTAGCATGGAGCAAGGACGGCGGAATTTTCATCGGCACCGACAAACATTCCGACGACATGAAAGATTATGCGCGTTCACTCATTGAGCAGCCGGAAAAAGAAAGTATTCTTTCGAATGATGCGTTCGGAAGTTTCCGCAGTGCTGATTACGATATCGGCGCGTTCCTCAATTATGACGGGCTCCGGAAAATTCCATTCATCGATATTCCTGATTACATGAAAGGAACTGCGATCATCATGAAACTGAATTTCAATAATGGTGAACTCGATTATTCAGCAGAATATGTTCCTTCGAAAGATAATGCCAATGCTCTTCCTGATGTGATCGGAAAGTCGGGCATCAATGCTGATCTGAAAAAATCTATTCCCGGCGGATCTTTCGGTTTCGCTGCAGTCTCTGTGAACATGAAAGGCCTTTATGATTACATGGACAAGGATGATAAAATGTCGATGTACCTCGATGAGATCGCAGAGAAAATGGATATGAAGCGAAAAGATCTTGCTGATATTTTCAGCGGCGATGCTTATTTCGCACTTTCTGATTTCAAAGAGAAAATTGTTTCCACGCAGGTTCCTGACTATGAGAACTACGACATCTACAATTATTATGGCTTCTCTTACAAAACGGAAATCGACACCGTTCTTGATTCACGTTACATTGTCGGCATTACGGTGAACAATCCTGATCTGTGGAGCAAGATGATGGAAAAATCTGAGCCGGTAGATACCGGGAACGGAGTAAAAATGTGGAGCACCGGTTATTATTCCAAGGTTTATTATTTCATGGGCCATCATGGAAAAAATTATTTCATCACCAACGATTATCAGACAGCCAGTGATCTTTCTTCCAATGGCACCACCGGAAAATCTGTTTCGGGGCCGAATGATGACCTGCTTTCAAAAAATCCGTTTGCGGCTTACATGAATCTTGATTACAGTTCTTATCCGCTCATCCTGAAAAAATCACTGCAGGATCAGATGGGCGACCGCGAATACACGACGGCCAGCGAAGCATTGAAGATCTATGATCATGCGTCGTTGACCGGCGACGGAAAAACATCTAACCTGAATATCTATTTCAAAGACAAAACAACAAATTGCATCAACACACTTTACGGTGCTTTCAATGACGCTTACAAGAAAGAACGCTATCATTAATTTTAAAACCGAACGGCTCCGCAAAACGGGGCCGTTTTTTTATGACTCCTTCCAATTTCGATCGCATGCTTGAACTCGTGGATGAAGTTTTTTCCACGCGCCACGATCCTTCTCAATTGCAGGTGAACGAAGATGTGCTCCATCGCTTGCAGAAAATTCATCCCGCAACTTTATCCGAAGAAAATAATAACGGGCCCGTTGCCTGGATCCTCATTATCCCGACAACAGAAAAAATCATGAACGAATTTCTCAATGGAAAAATTTCAGAGCAGGAATTATTCGACAAAACATTTCCCGGTGAAAAATATGAAGCGATCTATCTCTGTTCTGCCACCGTGTTGCCGGAGCACAGGAAAAAAGGGCTCGCGCTCATGCACACACTGCGTGCGATAAATGAAATCCGTAAAGACCATCCTGTAAAATTTCTATTCGTGTGGCCCTTCACTAACGAAGGAAAACTGCTGGCGGAAAAAATTGCTGAACGGACAAATCTTGAATTGAAGATAAAGGAAGCAGTTGAATGATGGTTTTTTTTGGAGCGCAACAGTTGTGCTATAAAGCAACCCTTGTCCTGCCACACGCGCTGACGGAGCAGGCGCGTATGTCAGGGCTAAGAATTCCCTTCATCACTTCTACTAAGAGGCTGTTTAAAATTCATTTTTTGGAATTGTTATGATGCCATTTTTGTTCAGCCGAGACGCATTTTGCAGGCCATAGTGGAGCGACTACGGCCAAGAAATGCAACCCCGCCTGCTAAAGGAAAATGGGTCGTGCGTGGGCGGGCAGGGAAGGATGGACAAAAATGGCGCATAACAAAACAGAAGGATGAAATTTAAACAGCCTCTAAGCAACCATTTGCCATCACTGCGTCTTTTTTTACACCACCTCACCCTATCCACAATGACAAAAAAAATATTTTTCTTCCTCCTTTTCATTTTCGCATTTTTATTTTCTGTTTCCGGAAAACAAACGATCGCTGCCTTCAACTCCGATACTGTACTGCAAACAATGCCGGAATATGCAAAGGTGCAGGACTCTCTCGAAAAATTGAAAGTGCGATACGACAGCATTTACAATCTCATTTTAAAAGAATACGGGCGCAAGGTTTCGCAGCTCGCAACCGACTCCGCGAAAATGTCACCTTTAATAAAACAAATAAGAAAGAAAGAGATCGGGGATATTGCATCAAGAACGTTGGAGTACCAGTTTGCCGTAGAAGAGGAATTGAGGGATCAGCGAATTAAACTTCTCATCCCGCTTTACGAACGAATAAAGATCGCGGCAGAAACCATCCGGAAAAAAAATAATTATCTCGCTGTTACCGATAATAAAGAAGGCCTGATGATTACTTCGGTAAATATTCAGCTGGTGAATATCACGAAAGCGATGATCGAAGAATTGAAAACAGGAAAATAAAAATCATTGCCGGCTGCCGTGCTCGTTTCCGGCAATTTCGCAACTTTTTCCCGAATTAATTCGGGATTTCGTATTTCGTACTACTGCCTCAGCAACTCTTTCGCATTTTTCACCGCGGCCTCTCCCGGTTTTCCGTCGCTCAGCATTTTTGCAATTTCCTGCACGCGTTCTTCCTTTGTCAATTCTTTTATGCGCGTAAAAGTTTTCTTTCCTTTTTCTTCTTTGTAAACGAACAAATGATTTTTTCCTTTGCTTGCAACCTGGGGCAAATGTGTAATGGAGATCACTTGCATGCCTGCCGACATTTTATCAAGAATGCTTCCTGTCTTCGCTGCAATGTCGCCGGAAATTCCGGCATCGATCTCATCGAAAATAATGGTAGGCAGAGCAGTGTGTTCTGCGAGAAGAGATTTTAAACTCAGCATCAGCCGCGACAATTCTCCGCCGGAGGCAACTTTATTCAGCGGTTGAGCTGCGCTTCCTTTATTCGCAGAAAATAAAAACATAACACGGTCCGTTCCTTTTTCGCCGGGCTCATTTAATTTTTCAAGTTGCACATTCAATTCGGCATTCGGCATTCCTAATCCTTTCAGCGTTTTTTTTACGGAAGAAATAAGTGTGCTTGAGGCAGCATTTCTTTTCTCAGAGAGTTTTGCAGCAAGATCAGAAAGTTTTTCGCGCATCGCTGACAGCTCTTTCGAAAGAACTTTAATCTGGTCTTCGAGTGAACCGGCCGTTTCAATTTTCTTTTCAAGTTCTTCTTTAACCGCGAGCAGATCTGAGATCGTTTTCACATCATGTTTTTGCTGGAGCCGGTAAATATTATCCAAACGTTCCTGCAGGATGGTAATTCTTTTCGGATCATGAACAATGCTGTCGTTGAGCGATGCTATCTCCGCAGAAATATCTTTCAGTTCAATATGCGCGCTGTTCAATCGTTCGTGAAGGTTATGAATTTCCGGATTGAATTTCGAAAGTTGCGCGAGTATGTTGCGCACAGACGAAAGCGTGGCCAGCATGTTCTCTTCTCCGCCATCGAGCACGCGGAAAGAATATTGCAAGCCGGTTTTTATTGTCTCGGAATTTTCAAGCGTTTCCAGTTCTGTTTCAAGTTTCATCTGTTCACCGGGATGAAGTTTCAATCCGGCAAGTTCATTGAACTGAAAATTAAAATAATCGAGATCTTTTTTTGCTTTTGCTTCTGCTTCAGAAATTTCATTCAGACGCGCGCTTGTTTTCCGGAATGAACGAAAACATTCTGAATATTCGCCAAGCAGTTTTTCATTCGCAGCAACAGCATCGAGAACAGACAACTGGAATTTCGATTCATTCAGCAACAACGTCTCGTGCTGGGAATGCACATCCACTAATTTATTCCCGATCTCTTTCAGCAAAGAAATATTCACCGGCGTATCATTGATGAAAGCGCGCGACTTTCCATCAACACTCACTTCCCTTCGTATCACCGAATCATTTTCATAATCAATATCATTCGCACTGAAAAAATCTTTCAACTCATATTCTTTCAAAGCAAAAGTTCCTTCTACAATGCATTTCTTCGTTTTATCCGCAAGTGCAGCAGCATCGGCACGATCGCCAAGTAATAATCCAAGTGCGCCAAGGAGAATGGATTTTCCCGCGCCGGTCTCACCGGTAATGATCGTAAATCCTTTCCCGATGCTGATCTCCAGCTCATCGATGAGGGCGTAGTTTTTTATGGATAAGGATTTGAGCATTATTTTGTCAATGCAAAATTAAATGGGTCGACCATTGGCCGACCCTTATGTTCGTAAGTAAGGACAAAAGTTTATGCTGTTACTTTCTTCAGCACTTCCGCCATTTTCTTCCCGATCGTAGCTGGAGAATCGACCACATGCACGCCGCACTCGCGGAGAATGGCCATTTTTGCTTCGGCAGTATCTTCTGTTCCGCCCACGATCGCGCCTGCGTGGCCCATCGTTCTTCCTCTCGGTGCAGTTTTTCCGGCAATGAATCCTACTACCGGTTTTTTATTTCCATTCGCTTTTATCCAGCGCGCTGCTTCTGCTTCGAGTCCGCCGCCGATCTCTCCGATCATCACTATTCCTTCCGTCTTAGGATCATTCATCAATAATTCCACTGCTTCTTTTGTTGTTGTTCCAATGATCGGATCTCCGCCTATTCCGATCGCCGTTGTAATTCCTAATCCTGCTTTCACAACCTGGTCTGCTGCTTCGTAAGTGAGCGTACCTGATTTGGAAACAATACCAATCGTTCCTTTGGTGAAAACAAATCCCGGCATGATCCCGACTTTTGCTTCGCCTGCTGTGATCACTCCCGGACAATTCGGCCCGATCAAACGACAATCTTTTCCTCGTAAATATTCTTTTACAGAAATCATGTCTTTCACAGGAATTCCTTCCGTGATACACACGATAACTTTAATTCCTGCATCGGCAGCTTCCATGATTGCATCAGCAGCGAAAGGCGGCGGAACAAAAATAATGGAGACATCGGCGCCGGTATCTTTCACTGCTTCAGAAACAGTATTGAAAACCGGGAGATCGAGATGCGCTGAACCACCTTTTCCGGGAGTTACTCCACCGACAACGTTGGTTCCGAATTCGATCATTTGTGTTGCGTGAAAAGTTCCTTCTGTCCCGGTAAATCCCTGGACAATGACTTTTGAATTTTTTCCGACGAGAACGCCCATTTAAATTTTGGATTTTCGATTATTAATTTTTGATCAACTCAAAATACTTTTTGAGTGTTGTAAAAATAAGGAAATTGTGGTTTGAATCTCAATCAACATTCAAAATCTAAAATCCAAATTCCAAAATCTAATTCTTCTTCACTCTTTCAAGATTCAATGAATTCGTAGGATCAACCTGCAGGCCTGAAATATTTTTCTGCACCAAGCGAACCACACGATCGTAATACAAAGGGATCACCGGCGATTCGTCAACAATGATCTGGTCCATGTGAAAGAAAAGATCGGCGCGGATACTGTCGTTCTGTTCCGTCAGGCATTTTTCATAGAGGCGATCGAATTCTGTATTGTGAAAATGCGTGTAGTTTGCACCCGCAGGAGAATAATTCTTACTATAAAAAATACTCATGAAATTTTCAGGGTCGGGATAATCGCAGATCCACGATTTCCGGAAGAAGAGCAATTTATTTTCCGCGACCGCACTCTGGAAAGTTGCGGGAGGTAAAACTTCGATCACCGCAGGAATACCGATCTCGTTCAACTGGTGAACCACATCTTCCGCAATGTCCTGGTAAGTTCCGGTAGTGGAAAGTGTGATCGGTTTCAATCCTTTTCCATTCGGAAATCCCGCGAGATCGAGCAATTGTTTTGCTTTGACAGGATTGTAGGAAAATCCGTGCAACAATTCCGGATCGTATGCGTGCATGCCCGGCGGAATGAATCCCCCATTGGCAGGAGTGCCAAGATTATAACGACGATAGCGCACAATATTTTCCCGGTCTATTGCATAGTTGATGGCCTGCCGCAGATATTTTATCCGCACCGGACTGTTCTTCACGATATCAAGATTTTCATCAATGAGAATTCCGAAGTAATCGGTCTTGAGAAATGGAGCCGACTGGAGAACAAATTTTTTCGAAAGATCTCCTGTCAATCGTCCTTCTCTGTCCAGCGTTTTTTCTTTATTGATAGCGTCAATACCCGTGATCATATCAATATCGCCGCTGGTGAATTCCATGAACGCAGATTCCGGATCTTTGATGAAAGTCACTGAAACAAGATCAAGATAAGGCAGGCGGTTTCCTTTTTCATCGAATTTGAAATACAATGGATTTTTTTCAAACACAAGATTGGAATTGTCTTTCCAGAATTTCAGTTTGAAAGGGCCTGTTCCCACAGGATTCCGGTAAAAATCATCACCGTAAAATGCAACGACCTCTTTGGGCACAACCGAAAAATATTTCATCGTAAGTACACCGAGAAAAGGTTTGAAAGGATGACGGAGATGAATGGTAAGTGTGGAATCGTCCGGACTTTCAATTCCCGGCTGACCATTTCCATCCAGCGCCACAATATCTACAAGCGTCGATGCATTGGAAATTCTTTTATCAAAAAGGCGATCGAAACTATATTGGAAATCGGACGCAACCACTCTTCTTCCTTTTCCGCCCGGAAATTGAGGGTTGTCCTGGAACACAACGTCTGTTCTCAAACGAAAAGTATAATCAGTTCCATCGTCACTCTGGCTCCACGATCTTGCAATACAGGGCTGAACTTCGAGGTCAGTATCCATTTCCACCAACCCATTGTACAATTGATTCAATGCCCAGTTATTTTCGAACGAACCTGCCTGCGCGGGATCAAGTGAGCGTACATCACCGAGTTCATTGAAACGGAAAATCTTCGAATCATCTTTTTCTTCCTTTGCTCCGCCACAATCTGAAAAAAGCGAAACCAGGAAAAATGCAGAGGAAAATAAGAATGCAAAACGGAAAACTTTCATACCATTTTTTGTCCAAACAAATTTGCCAAAATGCAGGAGGCGAATCAGGGACTACTCGGGGTGTATTATAAACAGGGTTATGAACAAAAAAGTCATTGCGGCAATGGGCATTGAGGCAATAAGGGTTTGAGATTTTAAGAAAATTAGAAATATTCTTTTTCGATTATGTGGCAAATTTCCGGTCAATGATTTTTACCGGTTTTTTCCCTATTATCCTAATACCTCAATAACCATTACCTTTATCGCCCAATGAAAAACTCCCGTTCTGTTGCATTTCATACACTTGGATGCAAACTGAATTTTTCAGAAACTTCCGCTATTGGAAGGCAACTTGCTGATGCCGGTTTTCAGAAGAAAGAATTCTTCGACGGGGCCGATGTTTTTGTGATCAATACTTGTTCGGTAACAGAAAATGCCGATAAGGAATGCAGGAAAATAGTGCGCGATGCACTTTCTGTTTCACCGGAAGCTTTCATTGTCATCATCGGTTGTTATGCTCAATTAAAACCAAAAGAGATCGCCGCTATTCCCGGCGTGGATCTTATTCTCGGCGCAACAGAAAAATTCAATCTTCCTCAATTTCTCGAATCGACTTTAAAAAAGAAATTCGCCGCCGTGCACTCCTGCGAGATCGCGGATGCAGGTACATTCGTGGGCGCATGGAGTTCGGGCGACCGCACACGCGCGTTCCTGAAAGTGCAGGACGGGTGCGACTACACGTGCGCCTTCTGCACGATCCCGCTCGCGCGCGGAAAAAGCAGGAGCGATAATATTGAAAATGTGATCGCGAGTGCAAATAAAATTGCTGAAAACGGTGTGAAAGAAATTGTTCTTACCGGTGTGAATCTCGGCGACTTCGGAAAAGGAATTTCGGGCAACAAAAAAAAGGAAGAGAATTTTCTTGAACTCATCACTGAACTGGATAAAATAAAAGGAATTGAACGATTCCGGATTTCAAGCATCGAACCCAATTTACTGACAGATGAGATCATAGAATTCGTTGCGCGATCAGAAAAATTCGTTCCGCATTTTCATATTCCACTTCAATCGGGGTCGGATGCAATGTTGAGATCGATGCGCAGAAGATACCTGCGCAATGTTTATCAGCAAAGAGTGGAAAAAATAAAATCGCTTATGCCGCATTGCTGCATTGGCGCGGATGTTATCGTTGGATTTCCCGGTGAAACAGAATTTGAATTTCTTGAAACCTACAATTTCCTGAATGCGCTTGACATTTCTTATCTCCATGTTTTCACTTATTCCGAACGTGAAAATACTGATGCGGTGAATTTAAAAGGAATTGTTCCCGTGGAAGAAAGAAGAAAAAGAAATAAAGTACTCCGTATGCTTTCTGAAAAAAAACTCCGGCATTTTTATTCGCAACATGAAGGAACGCTGAAGCCCGTGTTATTCGAACAGGAAAACAGGAATGGAATGATGTACGGTTATACCGATAATTACATCCGCGTAAAAGCAGAACATGATTCGTCTTTAATAAACAGGATCACTACTATTCCGCTTCACAGAATTGCTGCGGACGGAATTGTTGGCGCTGAGTTATTAGCAACACTGAAATAATTTTTTTGAAAATAAAATTTCTGCCTGCACTGAACAGAAAACCAAAACAGGCCTGACAACTGACAACTGACAACTGAAATATGTATCCAACCATCTACGACGCAGTAAAAGATCTCTTTCACATCAGCATTCCTTTCCTGAAATTATTGCAGAGCTTCGGATTTTTTGTAGCGATCGCATTTTTACTCTGCGCCTGGGTATTTGCAAAAGAACTTCACCGCAAAGAACTCCTCGGTTTACTCCAACCTACTTTCCGCAAAGTGATGATCGGTGTGAAAGCAACACAGGGTGAAATTGCCCTGCAATTCTTTTTTGGATTTCTCATTGGCTGGAAACTCATCTCCATTCCGTTCACAAAAGATTTTTCGGCCGATCCGCGCGCTTTTATGCTTTCCATGAAAGGAAATATTTTCATCGGGCTTGCCGGCGGCGCTGCACTTGCATTTCTCAAATGGAAAATGAGCGAAAAGAAGAAACTTGCTGAACCCATCGAACAGGAAGAAAAAGTAAGCGCGGCCGATCACGTAGGAAATATGACCTTGCTCGCTGCGGGATTCGGTTTTCTTGGCGCAAAAATTTTCCACATCCTCGAAAATTTCAAAGAATTTCTCAGCGATCCGTCAAAAATGTTTTTCTCTTTCAGCGGGCTCACCATGTACGGCGGACTCATTCTCGGCGGAGCAGCCGTTCTTGTTTACGCGCACAAAAAAGGTTTCGGAATTTTTCACGTGATGGATGCATGCGCGCCGGGGCTCATGCTCGCGTACGGAGTCGGCCGTCTCGGTTGCCACGTTTCCGGCGATGGCGATTGGGGAATCGTGAATAAATCCCCGCAACCGTCGTGGTTGCATTTTCTTCCGAAGTGGATCTGGGCTTACGATTATCCGAATAATGTAAATGGCGTTTTCAATCCTTACACCGATGAACATTCGAAAGAATACATGATGGCGCAGGTGCAGGGAATGCTTTCCGGAAATGAAGTCCGGTTGGTGGATCCTGTTTTTCCAACTCCGTTTTACGAAGCTTTCATCTGCATTTTACTTTTCGGAATATTCTGGATGTTCCGGAAAAAATTCTCTTCACCCGGTTTACTCTTCAGTGTTTATCTTATTGCAAACGGAGTGGAACGATTTTTCATTGAGCTCATCCGCGTAAACACAACTTTATTTCACATCGGTAGTTTCCGGAT
It encodes the following:
- a CDS encoding prolipoprotein diacylglyceryl transferase yields the protein MYPTIYDAVKDLFHISIPFLKLLQSFGFFVAIAFLLCAWVFAKELHRKELLGLLQPTFRKVMIGVKATQGEIALQFFFGFLIGWKLISIPFTKDFSADPRAFMLSMKGNIFIGLAGGAALAFLKWKMSEKKKLAEPIEQEEKVSAADHVGNMTLLAAGFGFLGAKIFHILENFKEFLSDPSKMFFSFSGLTMYGGLILGGAAVLVYAHKKGFGIFHVMDACAPGLMLAYGVGRLGCHVSGDGDWGIVNKSPQPSWLHFLPKWIWAYDYPNNVNGVFNPYTDEHSKEYMMAQVQGMLSGNEVRLVDPVFPTPFYEAFICILLFGIFWMFRKKFSSPGLLFSVYLIANGVERFFIELIRVNTTLFHIGSFRMTQAELIAIVLILLGSYGVYWTKKKNKNIPPLPAT